Proteins from a single region of Scleropages formosus chromosome 24, fSclFor1.1, whole genome shotgun sequence:
- the LOC108939724 gene encoding mucin-4: MLPSSLITVLAPHWTGRFRRYKRDVEKQDAGQQVNERDKAARLEANSNENENKQHQITVNRDMRSQKFMANPTEQVQDRGLLYESGPQEKPTSSGQSKAGWLHESSLSSWTPHTAATSLLSTSISSDTSRVKLDNRKKVTADTITSPVHSSTAHSGSLDFCYYRRTSLVKPQNPPQAQVSKSSSPSSRLLSLRRVSVLHGNNETHSPCASTLFSETQSSSTALTPTEPKGPKSSSCIRDCRLQCGHVEESPLLYCLNNQSLPLATSLNPSFLKENAQLDDTALTSKESSLLGHTGFCPVLSGLNHNVNHAITNNSNNDISSVSTRHNYGGFSRSTNHALQVPDTYSSYILTSSPTNNSFGSQNSLNTPTSLSNFSRITPIYQPFAPVQTWGRKERALSTSVSPLRRESYSFEGTDPTHACNESLVNCSSTAQNNKFQKSSSPTSLPSFTSQRQSPRTVYSSIIDSSMVMSSPVLSTKSPQRMDNARIQNENPLLKSSGKASHSLESPDTNFQRSERSPSSTAPMTSAKNIQITTPNTGDVSSTDSMSLLNCPVVQTRPVHSVDAPMTYSSLRCSSPSKAIPPIQMSISPDLQDEKIHVSSSLPSPEGRLRSWRQHYFHGKKQVWFPADFNEEQDTKIFHMLSSTPSDSTRTPYSSKPLTPTQFLEQQHSQKSLDNESKPVPMDSTGHSSTRFQPNSFLTNSRNKSFPEGMEKLSAQENPFTVPQRQMATEGKKYVPWKTAKSNSLIADLSRWPSQQQTSDLNSPETKGTKGLSSRNCESTTTVLSADTINNFIQLCDSNPVLQATESSTVISLDVLRSPSATSHVKSQEITEKVSAKDYCPVVESPVVCLQDHNLKRSLSTIKSTKDQSSLFSSVVTTKPPTLYSKTTTAGSAGNKSGSKVDVFLNRIRMTFSSKWSEEDVLRSRKKSKREAPFSHSRRSGVAMSDDTPYVNPSDYENKTESNFNDLQYSHAQMLCPTAKNPQPESMPFEAHNLDSGLHNRTDANGNHSELRSEWIPVKQQSFSSDHYSISTGPRKSSISTSQFHFDLDLEDEDSENVFYCKGSLERQSKKNIADIGQISVSRQLSEDDYIRKLSQSRSCNSTHHEGQLYSSSSSDFSLKGGRSFSVSSVHASRPSGSARMAIIPRMTSVDNLADVCILGDTLGQRSRVLSCSLDQTASRNCSWDLVTTDHFWSRQSLKSFCSLQDEELSPPPSPFYSPRPVSRPPSFSPVGSLMSQDSLSPRGRLPSKGYKSSLSAFEESDSDTTTDDEYYLGTDKGERETEL; this comes from the coding sequence ATGTTGCCATCATCACTCATCACAGTTCTTGCCCCACACTGGACTGGTCGTTTTAGGAGATACAAGCGAGATGTTGAGAAGCAGGATGCTGGACAGCAAGTCAACGAGAGGGACAAAGCAGCCAGACTAGAAGCTAAtagtaatgaaaatgaaaacaagcaaCACCAGATCACAGTCAACAGAGACATGCGGTCACAGAAGTTTATGGCAAACCCAACTGAGCAAGTGCAAGACAGGGGTTTGCTTTATGAATCTGGCCCTCAGGAGAAACCCACTAGTAGTGGACAGAGTAAAGCGGGTTGGCTGCATGAGAGCAGTCTTTCCAGTTGGACACCCCACACTGCAGCTACCAGCTTGCTGTCCACATCAATCTCTTCAGACACCAGCAGAGTTAAGCTGGACAACAGAAAGAAGGTCACAGCTGATACCATCACCTCACCAGTACATTCAAGCACAGCCCATTCTGGTTCACTGGATTTCTGTTACTACAGGAGAACATCATTGGTGAAGCCCCAGAACCCTCCGCAGGCCCAAGTTAGTAAAAGCTCTTCCCCAAGTAGTCGTCTTCTGTCCCTGCGGAGGGTGAGTGTTCTTCATGGgaacaatgaaacacactcaccCTGTGCCTCAACCCTTTTCTCTGAGACCCAATCCAGCAGCACTGCACTAACGCCCACAGAACCAAAAGGCCCCAAAAGCTCCAGCTGCATTAGAGATTGTCGGCTGCAGTGTGGCCATGTAGAAGAATCTCCTCTGTTGTACTGTCTAAATAACCAGTCTCTCCCACTTGCAACCAGCCTAAACCCTTCATTCTTGAAGGAAAACGCCCAGCTGGATGACACAGCCCTCACCAGCAAGGAAAGTAGTCTTCTAGGGCACACTGGTTTCTGTCCTGTTCTCTCTGGTTTGAATCACAATGTCAACCATGCCATCACAAACAACTCAAACAATGACATTAGTTCTGTCAGCACAAGACATAACTACGGTGGTTTTAGTAGATCTACTAACCATGCACTACAAGTGCCCGATACCTATTCAAGCTACATTTTAACAAGCTCCCCTACTAATAATAGTTTCGGCTCTCAGAATTCCCTTAACACACCAACCAGCCTAAGCAATTTTAGCAGGATCACCCCAATCTATCAGCCATTTGCACCTGTGCAAACATGGGGTCGGAAGGAAAGGGCACTTAGCACTTCTGTTTCTCCACTCAGAAGGGAGAGTTACTCTTTTGAAGGGACTGACCCAACCCATGCATGCAATGAGTCTTTGGTTAATTGCTCCTCAACTGCACAAAATAACAAATTTCAAAAATCTTCTAGTCCAACTTCACTGCCTAGTTTCACATCACAAAGACAGTCTCCCCGCACTGTTTACAGTTCAATAATTGATAGTTCAATGGTAATGAGTAGTCCAGTGTTGTCTACAAAGTCACCCCAGAGAATGGACAATGCAAGAATTCAGAATGAAAATCCACTTCTTAAATCTTCAGGGAAAGCATCTCACAGTCTGGAAAGTCCAGATACAAACTTTCAAAGGTCGGAGAGATCACCTAGTTCCACTGCACCAATGACATCAGCCAAGAACATTCAGATTACAACCCCCAATACTGGAGATGTTTCATCTACTGACAGTATGAGTCTGCTGAATTGTCCTGTGGTCCAAACGAGACCTGTTCACAGTGTTGATGCTCCCATGACCTACTCATCCTTGAGATGTTCTAGTCCATCAAAGGCAATCCCTCCAATCCAGATGTCAATCAGTCCTGACTTGCAGGATGAAAAAATTCATGTATCTTCATCACTGCCTTCTCCAGAAGGACGACTGAGGTCCTGGAGGCAGCACTACTTCCATGGAAAAAAACAGGTCTGGTTCCCAGCTGACTTTAATGAGGAGCAAGACACAAAGATATTCCACATGTTGTCATCAACACCTTCTGATTCCACGAGAACACCCTACAGCAGCAAACCACTGACTCCAACTCAATTTCTTGAACAACAGCACAGTCAAAAGTCGCTTGACAATGAGTCAAAACCTGTTCCTATGGACAGTACAGGGCACAGCAGCACCAGATTCCAACCAAATTCATTCCTGACCAACTCAAGGAATAAGTCATTCCCAGAAGGGATGGAGAAGCTCAGTGCACAAGAGAACCCATTTACTGTGCCCCAAAGGCAGATGGCCACAGAGGGCAAGAAATATGTACCATGGAAAACTGCTAAAAGTAATTCCTTGATTGCTGATTTGTCCAGGTGGCCTTCCCAGCAGCAGACGAGCGATTTAAATTCTCCTGAGACCAAAGGGACTAAAGGCCTCTCAAGCCGTAACTGTGAAAGCACAACAACTGTACTAAGTGCTGACACCATAAACAACTTTATCCAGTTATGTGACAGCAACCCAGTTCTTCAAGCCACGGAAAGCAGTACAGTGATTAGCTTAGATGTACTCAGGTCTCCATCTGCTACATCCCATGTCAAAAGTcaagaaataacagaaaaggtATCAGCAAAAGACTACTGCCCAGTGGTAGAAAGTCCGGTGGTGTGTTTACAGGACCACAATTTAAAAAGGAGCCTCTCAACAATTAAGAGTACTAAGGACCAGAGTAGTTTATTCTCTTCTGTTGTGACTACAAAACCACCTACTCTCTATTCCAAAACTACAACAGCAGGCTCTGCAGGAAACAAAAGCGGAAGTAAGGTTGATGTGTTTCTAAACCGCATCAGAATGACTTTCAGTTCCAAATGGAGTGAAGAAGATGTTTTGAGATCAAGGAAGAAGAGCAAAAGAGAGGCACCATTCTCCCATAGCAGAAGAAGTGGTGTTGCTATGAGCGATGACACACCATATGTTAATCCTTCAGACTATGAAAACAAGActgaaagtaattttaatgACCTTCAATATAGCCATGCTCAAATGTTATGCCCAACTGCAAAAAACCCTCAGCCAGAAAGTATGCCTTTTGAGGCTCATAACTTGGACAGTGGTTTGCACAATCGGACTGATGCAAATGGAAACCACTCTGAGCTAAGGAGCGAATGGATACCTGTAAAACAACAGAGTTTCTCTTCTGACCATTACAGCATTAGTACAGGACCAAGGAAGTCCTCCATCAGTACAAGTCAGTTTCATTTTGACCTTGATTTAGAAGATGAAGATAGTGAAAATGTCTTCTACTGTAAAGGGAGTCTAGAAAGGCAGTCCAAGAAGAACATAGCAGATATTGGTCAGATCTCTGTAAGCAGGCAGCTTTCTGAGGATGACTATATCAGGAAGCTGTCCCAGTCCAGGAGTTGTAATAGCACTCACCATGAGGGCCAATTAtactcttcatcttcctctgaCTTTAGTCTCAAGGGTGGGCGCTCTTTTTCTGTGAGTAGTGTTCATGCAAGCCGCCCTTCAGGATCTGCTCGCATGGCCATTATTCCCAGAATGACTAGTGTTGACAACCTTGCAGATGTGTGCATCCTTGGAGATACATTGGGACAACGATCCAGAGTGCTGTCCTGCAGCCTAGACCAAACGGCTTCCAGGAATTGCAGCTGGGACTTGGTAACCACAGACCACTTTTGGTCTCGTCAGAGCCTCAAGAGTTTTTGCTCCCTTCAAGATGAGGAACTGTCACCCCCACCTTCTCCGTTTTACTCACCTCGACCAGTTTCCAGGCCACCCAGCTTCTCACCTGTAGGCAGCTTGATGTCACAGGACAGCCTGTCCCCTCGGGGTCGCTTGCCTTCTAAAGGCTACAAATCTAGCCTTTCAGCCTTTGAAGAGTCTGACTCAGATACTACTACAGATGACGAGTACTACCTGGGCACTGACAAAGGTGAGAGAGAAACAGAACTGTAG